From a single Fibrobacter sp. UWP2 genomic region:
- the coaD gene encoding pantetheine-phosphate adenylyltransferase: MKKIAVFAGSFDPFTLGHLDVVKRASALFDTLWIVVAQNANKKNLFDCVTRAKMAKKAVAGLKNVKVAVHEGLTVDFMKSVGADFLVRGIRGACDLDFEQSVAWNNKTLCSSAETVLLLSASEHLAVSSSVVRELLLCGESLAAKKKTLAKFVPSNILNELLTEFGKI, translated from the coding sequence ATGAAAAAGATTGCTGTATTCGCCGGTTCCTTTGACCCGTTCACTTTGGGCCACTTGGATGTCGTGAAGCGCGCCTCGGCCTTGTTCGACACGCTTTGGATTGTGGTCGCGCAGAATGCAAATAAAAAGAATCTGTTTGACTGCGTTACCCGTGCCAAGATGGCAAAGAAGGCTGTTGCGGGATTAAAGAACGTGAAGGTCGCCGTACACGAGGGGTTGACGGTCGACTTTATGAAGTCTGTGGGTGCCGATTTTTTGGTGCGCGGGATTCGCGGGGCTTGTGACCTGGATTTTGAACAGAGCGTTGCCTGGAACAACAAAACCCTTTGCTCTAGTGCCGAGACGGTGCTTTTGCTGAGCGCCTCGGAACACCTGGCCGTTAGCAGCAGCGTGGTGCGTGAACTGCTTTTGTGCGGTGAATCGCTTGCGGCAAAAAAGAAGACCCTTGCGAAGTTTGTGCCCTCGAATATTTTGAATGAACTTTTAACCGAATTCGGAAAAATCTGA
- a CDS encoding adenosine kinase, giving the protein MKKVLGMGAALVDVLANVTDEWVATQGVQKGGMNSVEWPQMEKFLAGIEKPLRVPGGSTCNTMVGLSRLGGKASFISKVGDDELGRLFLDHLKKNGVESKVGKSDVATGCVFSAVTPDAQRSMWTFLGASNFLDSEDFVPALFDGVGLLYAEGYRAFNGDCFKKSFTLARSLGVETALDFSSFGVVEACRGVIDELLDQKMIDIVIANEDEAFAYAGVKEEASLEVLAKKAKVAVVKVGKKGAFIAKDGVVTKVDAKVVKAVDTTGAGDLWASGFLYGYLSGWDMLRSGNLASLVASEVVQVMGAQIPDEGWARIHAEM; this is encoded by the coding sequence ATGAAGAAAGTTCTTGGCATGGGCGCAGCCCTGGTAGATGTTTTGGCGAATGTGACGGACGAATGGGTCGCGACGCAGGGCGTGCAAAAAGGCGGCATGAATTCTGTGGAATGGCCGCAAATGGAAAAGTTTTTGGCGGGCATCGAAAAGCCCTTGCGCGTCCCTGGCGGTTCCACCTGCAATACGATGGTCGGGCTCTCTCGCCTTGGCGGGAAAGCGTCCTTTATTAGCAAGGTGGGCGACGATGAACTGGGTCGCCTGTTTTTGGACCATCTCAAAAAGAATGGCGTGGAATCCAAGGTGGGCAAGAGCGACGTGGCCACGGGTTGCGTGTTCTCGGCGGTGACGCCCGATGCGCAGCGCTCCATGTGGACGTTCCTTGGCGCCTCTAATTTTTTGGACAGCGAAGACTTTGTGCCGGCGCTTTTTGACGGTGTCGGTCTCCTCTATGCCGAGGGCTACCGTGCGTTCAACGGAGACTGCTTCAAGAAATCCTTTACGCTCGCCCGCAGCCTGGGTGTGGAAACTGCTCTGGACTTTAGCAGCTTTGGCGTGGTCGAAGCCTGCCGCGGGGTGATTGACGAGCTCTTGGACCAAAAGATGATTGACATCGTGATCGCCAACGAAGACGAGGCCTTCGCCTATGCGGGCGTCAAAGAAGAGGCTTCGCTAGAAGTGCTCGCCAAAAAGGCCAAGGTGGCCGTAGTCAAGGTGGGCAAGAAGGGCGCCTTCATTGCCAAGGACGGCGTGGTGACCAAGGTCGATGCCAAGGTGGTGAAGGCTGTGGATACCACAGGTGCCGGCGACCTTTGGGCGTCGGGATTCCTCTATGGCTACCTTAGCGGCTGGGACATGCTGCGTTCCGGCAACCTCGCCAGCCTTGTGGCGAGTGAAGTGGTACAGGTGATGGGAGCCCAGATTCCCGACGAGGGCTGGGCCCGAATTCATGCCGAAATGTAG
- a CDS encoding choice-of-anchor I family protein translates to MKKSIAIFLSLLLGAGFCFAKKKDAKAVLNAKPVQLGSVLQPLSTTAMETAEISAYMPQAKSLFVVAGIKKMESLDLTDPVHPKKGVAVTLLGNGSSVTANGDLLAVSSLGERDCDTGFVEIFKVDPPKEGKLLAIKKMAEFRPCSQPDMITFTPDGKKLLVACEASPSPDFSEDPAGGIAILTLPENAPAVSAADFAKSMKLNVLGFESLDSTALMKAGVRRVGVSPFYKTLEPEYITVSEDSRVAWVSLQENNAMARVDVAAEKITDVFALGKSDHSKPGFAMDVKSDGEINIENVPVRGLRQPDGISNVTVGGKNYVFTANEGAPVNDYKEWTDETSVPMIAEQGSLDPKVFDATTLSKLHNLTVSRIDACPEVKGGGCPYVTSFGTRSMSIFDGTSGKLLWDSGDQLEQAISKIAPDFFNWNSKKGKLKKDARSADKGCEPENVTVGKVGDKRYAFVGLERTSGVAVFDVSDMNAPRLVDYYLDVKDRGPEGILFVPAEKSPLAGAALLIVGYEYSKTLTIYTVK, encoded by the coding sequence ATGAAAAAATCGATTGCCATTTTTTTGAGCTTGCTCCTTGGGGCAGGCTTTTGCTTTGCCAAAAAAAAGGATGCCAAAGCGGTTTTGAATGCAAAGCCGGTGCAGTTGGGCAGCGTGTTGCAGCCACTCTCGACGACGGCTATGGAAACTGCCGAGATTTCGGCGTATATGCCGCAGGCGAAATCGCTGTTTGTGGTGGCGGGCATAAAGAAGATGGAATCGCTGGATCTCACTGACCCGGTGCACCCCAAGAAGGGCGTTGCTGTGACGCTTTTGGGTAACGGCAGTAGCGTTACCGCGAATGGCGACCTGCTTGCAGTGAGTTCGCTTGGCGAACGCGACTGCGATACGGGCTTTGTCGAAATATTCAAGGTGGATCCGCCCAAGGAGGGCAAACTGCTTGCCATCAAAAAAATGGCGGAGTTCCGTCCGTGTAGCCAGCCCGACATGATCACGTTCACGCCCGACGGTAAAAAACTCCTGGTGGCATGCGAAGCGAGCCCGAGTCCCGATTTCTCGGAGGACCCTGCCGGCGGCATCGCCATTTTGACCTTGCCCGAAAACGCCCCCGCCGTGTCTGCCGCAGATTTTGCCAAGTCAATGAAGCTGAACGTGCTTGGCTTTGAGAGCCTGGATTCGACGGCGTTGATGAAGGCGGGCGTCCGCCGCGTTGGAGTATCTCCGTTCTACAAGACACTGGAACCGGAGTACATCACGGTAAGTGAAGATTCCAGGGTGGCCTGGGTGAGCCTGCAAGAGAACAATGCCATGGCCCGCGTGGATGTCGCCGCCGAAAAGATAACGGATGTTTTTGCGTTGGGCAAGTCGGATCACTCCAAGCCCGGCTTTGCCATGGATGTGAAGAGCGATGGCGAAATTAATATCGAAAACGTGCCCGTACGCGGTTTGCGCCAGCCCGACGGCATTTCGAACGTAACCGTTGGCGGCAAGAATTATGTGTTTACCGCCAACGAGGGCGCCCCGGTAAACGATTACAAGGAATGGACCGACGAAACCTCCGTGCCGATGATCGCGGAACAGGGGTCGTTGGACCCGAAGGTCTTTGACGCCACTACGCTTTCGAAGTTGCATAACTTGACCGTGAGCCGCATTGACGCCTGCCCCGAGGTCAAGGGAGGCGGGTGCCCATACGTGACGAGCTTCGGTACGCGTTCCATGAGCATATTCGACGGAACGTCGGGTAAACTGCTGTGGGATTCCGGCGACCAGCTGGAACAGGCCATCTCCAAGATCGCCCCCGATTTTTTCAACTGGAATTCCAAAAAGGGCAAGCTCAAAAAGGACGCCCGCAGTGCCGACAAGGGCTGCGAACCTGAGAACGTGACCGTGGGGAAGGTGGGAGACAAGCGCTACGCCTTTGTCGGTTTGGAACGTACCAGCGGCGTCGCTGTGTTCGACGTGAGCGACATGAACGCCCCCAGGTTAGTGGACTACTATCTGGATGTGAAGGACCGCGGACCCGAGGGAATCCTCTTTGTGCCCGCCGAAAAAAGTCCGCTTGCAGGCGCGGCATTGCTTATCGTCGGTTACGAATACAGCAAGACGCTTACGATCTATACTGTGAAATAG
- a CDS encoding rhomboid family intramembrane serine protease, translating to MKPFRFLPKAIRVLLVANAAVFGIAFLLGSVLGLHLNLPGAGYGNIRDYIVYFGAFFPTSPLEAWRYVTYMFVHVDFWHFVFNMLMLWMFGDEVAEWMGAKHFTSMYMFCGVFAAFFSFVLCILGLTNNPIIGALGALMGIFVAYYKFFPERRILLFFFFPMKIKYAMWVMVALDILMAPSGDGVAHFAHLGGVVAGFVYMAFYQGGFDRLLGNLRRPHVQKESRRAEGPEVLEGEVFYVDEQKRMNEILDKVNREGVQSLTESERQFLLKAGDKLRRRRGGM from the coding sequence ATGAAACCTTTCCGCTTTTTGCCCAAGGCCATTCGAGTCCTCTTGGTTGCCAATGCGGCTGTTTTTGGCATTGCCTTTTTGCTGGGCTCTGTTTTGGGGCTCCACTTGAATTTGCCGGGCGCCGGCTACGGGAACATCCGTGACTACATCGTGTACTTTGGCGCGTTTTTCCCGACGAGCCCGCTCGAAGCCTGGCGTTATGTGACGTACATGTTTGTGCATGTGGATTTTTGGCATTTTGTGTTCAATATGCTTATGCTGTGGATGTTCGGCGACGAGGTTGCCGAGTGGATGGGCGCAAAGCACTTTACGTCGATGTACATGTTCTGTGGCGTGTTCGCTGCCTTTTTCAGTTTTGTCCTTTGCATTCTGGGGCTTACGAACAACCCTATTATTGGCGCTTTGGGGGCGCTCATGGGAATCTTTGTGGCGTACTACAAGTTCTTCCCGGAACGCCGTATATTGCTGTTTTTCTTTTTCCCGATGAAAATCAAGTACGCCATGTGGGTGATGGTCGCCCTCGATATCCTCATGGCGCCCTCGGGTGATGGCGTGGCGCATTTTGCCCACTTGGGCGGCGTGGTCGCCGGCTTCGTTTACATGGCTTTTTATCAGGGTGGTTTTGACCGCCTGCTGGGGAATTTGCGCCGTCCCCACGTGCAAAAGGAATCCCGCCGTGCCGAGGGCCCGGAGGTTCTGGAAGGCGAAGTCTTTTACGTGGACGAACAAAAGCGCATGAATGAAATTTTGGACAAGGTGAATCGGGAAGGGGTCCAGTCGTTGACGGAATCCGAGCGCCAGTTTTTGTTGAAGGCGGGGGACAAGCTCCGTCGCCGCCGTGGAGGCATGTAA
- a CDS encoding ATP-dependent helicase C-terminal domain-containing protein, with protein sequence MKYSDLALAEEEGKLEAAIAASRNLLIEAPTGSGKSLFIPYFLSKHCKGRVVVLQPRRIAAFSLAQFSAKLHNEPCGKTVGYQFRQDSCKSAGTRILFQTYGNFLQELLHGKCDAEWIVFDEYHERKADMDLLFGYFRAADPARAPRVAVMSAALNREELEAVLGVKCQALGHPLYPVQIINQTPATGNSLVSGVGLDAEVVRALKTLYRNNIWQTTLVFLPGKAEIARCHSAAAEALGNTCAEFLELYGGQDRETQDRIFEVTERPRVIFTTNIAETSITVPNVTGVVDSGIERVSLYDDSEKVNVLRTMPISMQNAIQRSGRSGRTQNGCAIRLWSEESEKRMPRGIVPEVLQIEPSELLLQKAALELDKREAGIELPTAIPEAREQVATKLLESFGMLKEGSITELGLKAIRTPISNIPLALILAKATCKADLSDTMLAAMAWIHSGTEYVQKSKYPLDVLTLAADTLSKSVSTPREVRFTLNQLRDYRDKLPAGVPRNSTGSTAPDLQRTLLLAFGDRLATPNGNVYKLDNGNTVRLQAIEPPYALLALTMLRTGGGSKSELRVSLYVPIPEELLAGKSDSVNYELLWRSGQERFIGVEVREFSRKEVLPQEASPKVLAQLKELTVATWKDKIEKENWSGKYLSEDVQTLLVKMRLASRLYPEYGLPEFNDEDMEIIFDEFASGVFLLRDINENRYRAILEEYFGKSMLAWLNKTFPDHYVLPNGKRARYRYQEVAPDEAASRNPNLVTQSLEGFLVEISARIEDLMQLRGEHRIADGKLKVRYDILAPNFRTIQKTWDLTGFWQNTYAEVRKELRGRYPKHPWPEVVI encoded by the coding sequence ATGAAATACAGTGATTTAGCGCTCGCAGAAGAAGAAGGCAAGCTGGAAGCGGCTATCGCCGCCTCGCGAAACTTGTTGATCGAGGCGCCCACAGGTTCGGGCAAGTCGCTGTTTATCCCCTACTTTTTAAGCAAGCACTGCAAGGGGCGCGTCGTTGTACTGCAACCGCGCAGGATTGCAGCGTTCTCGCTTGCGCAGTTCTCCGCAAAGTTGCACAACGAACCCTGCGGCAAAACCGTCGGCTACCAGTTCCGGCAGGACAGCTGCAAGAGCGCAGGCACGCGCATTTTATTCCAGACGTACGGAAACTTTCTGCAGGAACTGCTGCACGGCAAGTGCGATGCGGAGTGGATCGTGTTCGACGAATACCACGAGCGCAAGGCCGACATGGACTTGCTGTTTGGGTATTTTAGGGCCGCAGACCCGGCTCGCGCTCCGAGGGTTGCAGTGATGTCGGCGGCGCTGAACCGCGAGGAACTCGAAGCGGTTCTCGGCGTCAAGTGCCAAGCGCTCGGCCATCCGCTCTATCCCGTACAGATTATCAACCAGACTCCCGCCACCGGCAACTCGCTCGTTTCGGGCGTGGGCCTTGACGCCGAAGTGGTGCGGGCGCTCAAGACGCTCTACCGCAACAACATCTGGCAGACCACGCTGGTGTTCCTCCCGGGCAAGGCCGAAATCGCCCGCTGCCACAGCGCCGCCGCCGAAGCGCTCGGCAACACCTGCGCCGAATTCCTGGAACTCTACGGCGGGCAGGACCGCGAAACGCAAGACCGCATTTTCGAAGTGACCGAACGCCCGCGCGTCATCTTCACCACGAACATCGCCGAGACCTCCATTACTGTCCCGAACGTCACGGGCGTCGTCGACAGCGGAATCGAACGCGTGAGCCTCTACGACGACAGCGAGAAGGTGAACGTATTGCGTACGATGCCCATCTCGATGCAGAACGCCATCCAGAGGAGCGGGCGCAGCGGCCGTACGCAGAACGGATGCGCCATCCGCCTGTGGAGCGAAGAATCCGAGAAGCGCATGCCCCGCGGGATTGTCCCCGAAGTATTGCAGATTGAACCGTCGGAACTGTTGCTACAGAAGGCGGCGCTGGAATTAGACAAGAGAGAAGCAGGGATTGAGTTGCCAACGGCGATTCCGGAGGCACGCGAACAGGTCGCCACGAAGTTGCTCGAAAGTTTCGGGATGCTCAAGGAGGGTTCCATCACGGAACTCGGGCTCAAGGCCATACGCACGCCCATTTCAAACATCCCGCTGGCATTGATTTTGGCGAAGGCAACATGTAAGGCCGACTTGAGCGACACCATGCTCGCCGCCATGGCCTGGATCCACTCGGGAACCGAGTACGTGCAAAAATCCAAGTACCCGCTGGACGTTTTGACGCTTGCCGCCGACACACTTTCCAAAAGCGTCAGCACCCCGCGCGAAGTGCGTTTCACGCTGAACCAGCTCCGCGACTACCGCGACAAACTGCCCGCGGGCGTTCCCCGGAATTCCACGGGATCGACCGCCCCCGATTTGCAGCGCACCCTGCTTTTGGCCTTTGGCGACCGCTTGGCAACCCCCAACGGGAACGTCTACAAACTCGACAACGGGAACACCGTCCGCCTGCAAGCGATAGAACCTCCCTACGCCCTTTTGGCGCTCACCATGCTCCGCACCGGGGGCGGCAGCAAGTCGGAGCTCCGCGTAAGCCTTTACGTCCCCATTCCCGAGGAACTTCTCGCCGGCAAAAGTGATTCCGTGAACTACGAGCTTTTGTGGAGAAGCGGTCAAGAAAGATTCATTGGCGTCGAGGTCCGCGAATTCAGCCGCAAAGAAGTGCTGCCGCAAGAAGCCTCTCCCAAGGTGCTCGCCCAGCTAAAGGAACTGACCGTCGCCACCTGGAAAGACAAAATCGAAAAGGAAAACTGGAGCGGCAAGTACCTCTCGGAGGACGTGCAAACGCTCCTGGTAAAAATGCGGCTCGCCTCAAGGCTTTACCCCGAATACGGCCTCCCCGAATTCAACGACGAAGATATGGAAATCATCTTTGACGAATTCGCGAGCGGCGTCTTTTTGCTCCGCGACATCAACGAAAACCGCTACCGCGCCATACTCGAGGAATACTTCGGCAAGTCCATGCTCGCCTGGCTCAACAAGACCTTCCCCGACCATTACGTGCTCCCCAACGGCAAGCGCGCCCGTTACCGCTACCAAGAAGTTGCCCCCGACGAGGCGGCATCGCGCAACCCGAACCTCGTTACACAAAGCCTGGAAGGCTTCCTCGTAGAGATTTCGGCGCGCATTGAAGATTTGATGCAACTCCGCGGCGAGCACAGAATCGCCGACGGCAAATTAAAAGTCCGCTACGACATTTTGGCGCCAAACTTCCGTACCATTCAAAAGACCTGGGACCTCACGGGTTTTTGGCAGAACACCTACGCTGAAGTACGCAAGGAACTGCGCGGGCGCTACCCAAAGCACCCCTGGCCGGAAGTTGTGATTTAG